TAAATCTGATCAAGCTATGAACGGACATTTATATTTCGAAATACATGCTGATGATCTGGATAGAGCAGCAAAATTTTACTCAACAATTTTTAGATGGATAGTTGATGAAACCGGTGAAGACTTGCCGGTTGAATATCGGCGAATAGACGCCGGTGGAACCGCGGGAGGTTTACTGAAACGGCCAGCCGATATCCCTCCTGCCGAATGTGGGGTAAATGCTTTTGTCTGTTCCATTGAAGTGGATGATTTCGATCAAACAGCAGAAAACATTTTAGAAAACGGCGGCAAAACCGCCCTGCCAAAATTCGCGGTTCCCGGCGTGTGCTGGCAAGGGTACTTCATCGACACCGAGGGAAATACGTTTGGGATTTTCCAGGTTGATGAAAGTGCAAAATAAATTGAAGTAAATGATGAAACCTATAGCAGAAAATTTTATCGACCGGTTAAAGACGAATCAGTCTGATAAGGAGCGTAAGAAGATCCGCCGCTACTTCAAGGCAGACGATTCTGAAAATCGTGTGATGGGCGTACGAATGAAAATCATCTTCGATCTGGCCAAAGAGTTTAAGGAGATGCCGGTTAATGAGATCGCAAAACTGCTCGACAATCCATACTACGAGGCCCGAATGGGTGCCGTTAGCATTATGGATTTCAGAGTTCGCAAAAAAAGTGTACCAGAAGAGCTCCGTAAACAATTATTTGATCTTTATCTAAACAGGCACGACCGGCTCAACAGCTGGGATTTTATGGACCGTGCTGCACCGCGGGTCATTGGCATGTACCTGTACGATTATAAAAAACCACGGGACATTTTATATACACTTGCCAAATCGGATAATCCCTGGGAACGAAGAACCGCCATTGTAAGCACCGCCTGGTTTATTAAAAAGGGCGAACTGGACGACACATTCAAACTGGCCGAATTACTGCTGGATGATGAGCACGAATATGTGCAAAAAGCGATAGGTACCTGGGTGCGCCATGCGGGTAAACAGGATGAAGAGCGTCTGCTGGAATTCCTCGAAAAGCATGCGCCGGAAATTCAGCGGACTACATTAACCACAATGATGGAGAATCTGACTAAAGCACAGAAAGAGTATTATCGGAATCTTTGAGAATTTAACCCTCCAAGGGTTTGTCCCGAAGGGATCGCTTTGCGAAAACCCTTGGAGGGTTCTAGATCACTGTAAACTAAACCCTGAAACCATGCAAAAAATAGTACCTCACCTCTGGTTCGATAATCAGGCCAAAGAAGCATCCGAATTTTATGTATCCGTTTTTGGCGGGAATTCAAATATGACAGGCCGCACCACACATCACGATACGCCGTCCGGAGACGTGGATTCGGTTACGTTTGAGCTCCTGGGACATAAGTTTATGGCCATATCAGCCGGACCTTTGTTTACGCCCAATCCTTCAATTTCGTTTTTTGTACAGCTTGAATCTGCGGAGGCAGTAAACCGCTTATGGAATGAGCTGAAGGAGAACGGAGAAATTATAATCCCGCTTGATGCCTATCCGTGGAGCAAACGATACGGCTGGCTGCAGGATCGGTATGGCATCACCTGGCAGATTTCGCTGGGCGATAAACAAGATACCGGCGGCCAATATATCACACCTTGCCTGATGTTCACCGGTAATCAGTACGGAAAGGCTGAAGAGGCGCTAAATCTCTACACCTCTCTCTTTCCGGATTCAGGGGTTGATGGCATCCTTCGCTTTGGAAAAGATGAATCCCCTGACAAGGAAGGGAATGTAAAGCACGCACAATTCAAACTTGAGAATCAAACTTTTATGATTATGGAAAGTGCACATGATCATCCCTTCAGTTTTAATGAAGCGATTTCCCTGATCGTTTATTGTGACGATCAGCAGGAGATTGATCACTACTGGGACATACTATCCGCTGTACCAGAAGCCGAACAATGTGGATGGATTAAAGATAAGTTTGGGGTCTCCTGGCAAATTGTGCCAAAAATAATGGACAAGATGATGAGCAAAGGCACAAAAAAGCAGGTGGATCGGGTGACACAAACCTTTCTTCCGATGAAGAAGCTGATCATTTCTGAGCTTGAGGACGCCTATGATCAAACGGATCGTTAACAACTCAAAATCAAAACAATCGCAATTATGAAACTCCCCGATGTTCCGCAACGCTACGCTTTTATAGTACTCAGGGCCATCACAGGTATCATTTTTATCACACATGGTGCTGCACGTATCTATTACGGCACCGTGGATGGCTTTGGGGAGTTTCTCAATCACCAGGGATTTCTGATCGGCCTTCCTCTCGCCTGGACAATTACCATCGGTGAGATTGTAATTGGAAGCTGCCTTGCTGTGGGATTTAAAACCCGAATTTGTGTCCTTTTCCACGGCATAATCATTATCACAGGGATCTATTTGATCCATCTCCCCCAGGGATGGTTTACTGTTGGACAAAGCAGCGGAGGAGTGGAATACAGCCTGCTTCTGCTGGCCGTATTGTTGTTCATATATAGTTATTCAACCAATAAACAGACTATCCCACAGCAATTATGAAGACAAAGCCAACTTTGAAAAAATGCAAAAACGGACACTCCTTTTATAAATCAAGCGACTGTCCAACCTGTCCGACTTGTGAAAAACTGAAAGAACCGGCTTCCGGATTTTTAGCACTGTTGAGTAATCCCGCAAGAAATGCATTGCTTCATCACGGGATAGATACCATCCAAAAATTATCTTCCTATACGGAGAAAGAGATCTTAAAAATCCACGGAATTGGAAAAGCTTCACTGCCCGTTTTTCGAAAATCGCTTGAAGAAGAGGGGTTGTCATTTAAACCAAAGGAAAAAGCAAACTAAAGT
The window above is part of the Rhodohalobacter sp. SW132 genome. Proteins encoded here:
- a CDS encoding VOC family protein: MNGHLYFEIHADDLDRAAKFYSTIFRWIVDETGEDLPVEYRRIDAGGTAGGLLKRPADIPPAECGVNAFVCSIEVDDFDQTAENILENGGKTALPKFAVPGVCWQGYFIDTEGNTFGIFQVDESAK
- a CDS encoding DNA alkylation repair protein, whose amino-acid sequence is MMKPIAENFIDRLKTNQSDKERKKIRRYFKADDSENRVMGVRMKIIFDLAKEFKEMPVNEIAKLLDNPYYEARMGAVSIMDFRVRKKSVPEELRKQLFDLYLNRHDRLNSWDFMDRAAPRVIGMYLYDYKKPRDILYTLAKSDNPWERRTAIVSTAWFIKKGELDDTFKLAELLLDDEHEYVQKAIGTWVRHAGKQDEERLLEFLEKHAPEIQRTTLTTMMENLTKAQKEYYRNL
- a CDS encoding VOC family protein, which gives rise to MQKIVPHLWFDNQAKEASEFYVSVFGGNSNMTGRTTHHDTPSGDVDSVTFELLGHKFMAISAGPLFTPNPSISFFVQLESAEAVNRLWNELKENGEIIIPLDAYPWSKRYGWLQDRYGITWQISLGDKQDTGGQYITPCLMFTGNQYGKAEEALNLYTSLFPDSGVDGILRFGKDESPDKEGNVKHAQFKLENQTFMIMESAHDHPFSFNEAISLIVYCDDQQEIDHYWDILSAVPEAEQCGWIKDKFGVSWQIVPKIMDKMMSKGTKKQVDRVTQTFLPMKKLIISELEDAYDQTDR
- a CDS encoding DoxX family protein, producing MKLPDVPQRYAFIVLRAITGIIFITHGAARIYYGTVDGFGEFLNHQGFLIGLPLAWTITIGEIVIGSCLAVGFKTRICVLFHGIIIITGIYLIHLPQGWFTVGQSSGGVEYSLLLLAVLLFIYSYSTNKQTIPQQL
- a CDS encoding RNA polymerase alpha subunit C-terminal domain-containing protein, with product MKTKPTLKKCKNGHSFYKSSDCPTCPTCEKLKEPASGFLALLSNPARNALLHHGIDTIQKLSSYTEKEILKIHGIGKASLPVFRKSLEEEGLSFKPKEKAN